A region of the Aphelocoma coerulescens isolate FSJ_1873_10779 chromosome 1, UR_Acoe_1.0, whole genome shotgun sequence genome:
TTTCTGTATCTTGAAATAGCCTATTGAAATATAATCCACAGGTAACTTCTGCTTGCTGTAGTATTTGACTCACAGATCTTGTAAGGCCAGATGAGACCATTATGATAATGTGCTTTGACCCCCAGCATAACACAGGGCACAGAACCTCGCTCAGCAATTCATACCTCAGGTCTGCATCTTCTGTTTGAGGTTTACCATCTCCTTTTGAGAGACATCCAGCCTTGATTTACTGCTCAAAGTGACAGAAATTCCAGCACATTCCTTGGTAAGATCACCCTTTTGTTAAGGATGGCTGCAGTCAGATTAGGTACAAATTGTGTCCTCCTCTGATATAGTTTAGTCTCACGTCTTTTCCCACAACATTTTTGGATGCTGAATTCAAGAACCATCAGCAAGCTGTATTAGTTCATAGACcatgttaaagaaaaaaggctTTCTTTAACCCTAAAATGGGGCAAAGCCACCTTTTGCAGTACATTGTATGTACCTTTTTCAAGGGCCATTGTCAGTCCCTCAGGATAGAGAAAGCCtcgggaaaaaggaaaaatacggTTTCCAAACCTTTTACCAGTccaatgaagaaattaaaatacccGTCTTGGTTATCCAATTGCCAAATAGGATAGAAATAGATATATTGCCAAATAGCACACCTGATGTCTCAAGGTGAACACCAGGTCTTCATCTGATACTGTTCTACCTCTAGCTGGCACCTTCTCTTCTCTTGTGTGGAATCCAGAAAACTTGGTGAGTGATAAGTGATAAGTGAGTGTCCTTTCATCTTGCTCACATCGCATAAGTGAGCagatgaaaggagtgagagacACTTAGGCGTGTGCAAGCAGTATGCTTATTTAAGCAAGAGACCTTGATGGTTGGGGACTGAAGGTGTTTGGATCTCTGCCATGGGTCCAAGAGGAGATCATCAGTGATATCATCACCCTAGCAGGAGAGCTAAGCCTGGCCCCTCTGTCTTTCTAAGTAGTGATATCTAAACAGGAAAACACACAGACAGGCAGTATTTACCCGCTCATGGGCTGAACCagggttttgcaaaacttctctTGGGGAAACAGCTTGGAGTTTATGGTCATTTTGCTTTACAGCTCTCTGACTGAAAGACAGGCAACTGTGTTCAGGCATTTTATTGTGTGGCCAAAAACTGGCCAGGATGCAGAGCCTGGAGTTTCATATGCCATTTGTGATTTGCTATGACAAGGACAGGCACAGAGACAGACCTCTTCAGCCACCATCCTGTGTGGACATGGTGTTTCATGGACACAAAGGGAAGGAGACCCTGAAGGAGAGAGGGCTGGAGAGTGGTACTGAGCAGTCCCTTCGGTGAGATGAGTAGAAAGAGTTGCATCGAGGAAGCCCTTTGGATGGGGCCATGTGGTCCCCAGTGCAtctcccacctcctcctcttcctcaggcaggaggaggcagagttgctgctgctgccaatgCGCCAGGATAGAGCGATCTCGGCGCGGGAGGAGATGACGCAAAAGGCAGagctccccccaaaaaagtgtTTCTCCAGGACGAAGATGGCGGCAACTTAGCCCAGGGGCCCAAGATGCCTGTGCCCATCGGGGGCCCCCAGCCAGGCAGTTCCGCCCCGTGCGCCCGGGGACACCGCgcccggcggcagcagcggcggcagccGCAGCCCATTGTCAccagcagcggcggcggccccggcagcctcctcctcctcttcctcttcctcctcctcctcttcagcaTCCTCGGCAGCGCTCCGGGAGCCCTGCAGCAGCGTCTCTCCAGTTAGAGCGGAGCggggagagaagaaagagactGAGACAGCGGTGCAGGCATCTGTGCCGCGGCTCGGggctgaggaagaggagcagcggcggcagggaggaagaggaggcgaGGAGCCCTCCGTAGCCGTCCGTCGGCAGCGGGGGACGCGGCATGCGGTTGTCCGGGGGCAGTGGGCTTTTCTCAGGAGGAAGATGGGGAGCTGCGATCTGACCATGCCTGGGTGAGAGGGGGGAAAGGACCAGTCGCGCAGCCCCGCCACCACCAACTATCACCACcactaccaccaccaccaccaccaccatctcctctccctcctcctcctctctctgcGTTATTGCTCTTATCTTCTCCACGGCACTCCGCGTTGGATGATGGACTGGGGCTGTTTCGTGTGGTGAGACCAAGGCAGAGCCACCGAGGAAAACCAACAATATTtcggaggaagaaaaagaagaaagaaagaaagaaaaagagaaggaaagaaaaaaaagaggaagaaagagagacGGGGGGAGAGTGGAAGAGGGAGAGAGCGAGCGAGAGAAGGGAAGGCAGGCAAGAAAATCCCCCCAATCTTTTAAGTCAATGTATATTGTGGTGACACTGGCAAAGGAGCCCTCACGGTGGAGTCGGCCAGGGCTGTACGTTCCCAAAATATGACCAGGGGTGCTTGGATGTGTAGTCGGCAGTATGATGACGGCTTAAAAATCTGGTTCGCACCCCGGGAGAACGAGAAACCCTTCACGGATTCAGAGAGGGCTCAGAAATGGCGACTGTCCCTGGCATCGCTCTTGTTTTTCACGGTCCTGCTCTCTGATCACTTGTGGTTCTGCGCGGAGGCCAAATTCACGGGGACCGGAGAGAAGGAGCAGCCGCCGCCCGAGAAGCCGGAGCCCGCGGAGCCGGAGCTGCTGGCGGGCATGGGGGAGCcggcgccccccgcgccccggcTCCTCGCCCCCCCCTCGCCCTCCCTCCCGCCCTcccccggcagcagcggcggcggcagccgcgGCAGCCGCACCAACGGCaccgagccccggcacggcaagGCTGCTTTCCTGGGGAACTCCACCGCCAGGCCCCTGGAGACGTGCCCCCCCCCGGCCTCCTCGTCCGGGCAGTGCTTCAGCGTGGGCGACGCGGAGGCGGTGTGCCGGCggccgggggggtcggggcggccgcggggcacGGGGCAGAGCCCGGCGCCCGGCTGGGACCTGACGGATTTTTACCTTTCCTTTTGTAATTCCTACACACTTTGGGAGTTGTTCGCCGGGTTGTCCAATCCGGACACTTTGAACTGCAGTCTGGATGTGGTGCTGAAGGGGGAAGGCTCCTGCAGCCAGTGCGTCCAGGCTTACCAGCGCTACGACCAGCACGCTCAGGAGAAATACGAAGAGTTTGAGCTTATGCTCCAGAAATATTTACAGTCGGATGAGTACTCGGTGAAATCGTGTCCTGAGGATTGTAAGGTAGGAGCCCCTGCTGTGTTTCCTGTCCCTGGCTGTCGGGCTGGCGTGCCTCCCTCGGCTGTTGTGGCTGCCGTGGACCCTGTTGTGCCTGCTTCGGTCTCTGCCCCTGGCGCCGGCGGCCGCGGTTCTCACGGTGCAGGCGGTGCTGCGGAGGGTATCGTCTGGGGTCCCCCCCTTAGCGCATTAttaaaagagaggaagagagaggggaAGGCTTGAGAAAACGCAAAAAGAAGTGATCCTTAGTCCTCTGGGAGCGTAGCGCTGGATTTCCCCCTCCTCATGAATATGCGATTGGCTCCGGCTCGGCTGCCGGCTTCCAGCGGGCTGGGATGCGACTTGGCGGCAGGCAGCGACAGGGTCTGCATGACAATgagcggggctgggagctgcgACCGGGCTCGGGGCTGCCCGACGACGCTGCCCAGGCCGCCAGCCCTCGGGGGGCAGGGGGCCGCGGTGCCGCCGGGACGGGCGGTTCGTCCCCCCGCGGCGGCCCGGGGCACGCACCGGAGGCTCCGGGTAGGTTCCGTCGGGCGCCTGGCCCCGGAGGCGGCGGTGCTGGACGGCAGCAGAGCGGTGCGGCGCCGGGCCGCCTCGGGAGCGGGACTGTGTTTTCAGGCGCTCTGCCAAAATCTGTGGATCTGGGGAAAGCTGGAGGACAAGGGTGTCTGTTGACGGGCACCGCAGTGGCCCTTGGTTGGGAAGTGATGGTGATAGCGTTTTGATAAGCCCTGGCTGTTTCCTTTGGTGCCACTGGTGACTGCTCAGAGAGATCCAGaggtttttctcttcctttgctAGAATGCAGAGGGTCCCACTTTGGCTCTTGTAGTTGTTACCTTTTCTTTACTTTTGAACAAGATTAGTTGGCCTATCTCTCAagacagagcagaagaaaagagtTGTCATCGGTACCTAAAACAGCTAAGTGCATGCTTTTTCCCCGTGTTTGAGTACTTGTTAGGAGGTGAATATTTCTGCCCTGAACTGGGTTATCCCAGCTACTGTAGCACTACACTAACCAATCTGAACCAAATTCTGCTTTAGCAGTGGAACACAACAATGCATGCGAATCACTGCTCTGAATAGGAGGCCTGGCAGTACCTCTGTGCTCTGTAACTTCAGCAGGGCcttctgaaataatttcacGGTAACAGCCTATGCCTAAAGAATCCCGTTCACCAATAACTTAATATAATTTGCACATATGTTTCCCACAAAAATTGATCCACAGTCCCTCCAGAAGCTGAAATAACTTGCTACCTAATTGGATAAAGTAGAAAAGTTGCcgtgtttgttttttctttctaaacctGTCAAAAGTAAGGTGGGTCACCAGCAGTGTTGACTCCATTGTTTTTAGATTGCAAACTGTGTGTGTACACACTCATTGTATATGTGCTATGTACTCAGTTACTGATAATGTaaacatattttatttccagagtGAATGGGATAAGTAAAAAAGGGTATCAAATGTAGATATCTATTGTTGTAAGGAAATTTTTGTCATTTCAGTAGCCCTATAATTAGAAAGTGACCTACTATTCCATGCTGCCAAATGATCAGCATTTACATGcttaaagtgatttttttgtgtCACAGTTCAGTTTGACTGAACTTTACCACAAAGTGCTCAGTTGCTTACAGAGTATCAGGGTGTAAAAGGTGTTGAAAATGAACGGAACAGCAAATTTATGCTGTATAACAATTTTCCCTTCAcacatccaatgaggagaagtACTTTTTTAATGATGGAGAAAAAGTTGTTGACATTAAAATGATTGTGTGAAAGTTAAATGAACTAGACAAATGCCAGCGACCTACATTTCTGCGGTTCTGAGTGCCAGATGATAATGCTTTATGTTTTGAGAATTTGGCCAACCAATCTGTGTTAAAAATGAAAGATATTTCAGAagaggaaaggcaaaaaaaccccaaaccatgggtgtgttttctctctctctccagggAATCTGGTGGGCACTGCAGATGCCCACCCAGTGCGGGTGCGGAGCGCAGTGGGGTGAgcggcggggctgggctgggctgggctgggctgggctgggctgggctgggctgggctaagctgagctgagctgggctgtgctgccctgagcggagggccCGGAGACCGCTGTCCAAGGTGCTGCAGGACAGCGCACACATGTGGCCCGTGGCCAGGCAGGCGACATGCCGCCCTCTGTCCCCGTGCCCTGATTTGGTGCTTCTGGGTCCCTCTGGAGCCTTTTGATTCGTGGGGCTGATGGAGAGAGCCGAGTGGATGACACGTCCAGCGGTCTGACGTGTGTGTTCATGTGCTTGTACGTGGGCTACCCCGAAGAGTGTGGAGGTGAAACTCGAAACTCGAAACTCGAATACTTTGTGACTGTTGCAATATTTTGCTGGGCTTACTggtgttttatatatatttcattTATAAAAGTCAATCAGGACATTCTCTTTTCTTGTGTGTGTaagtaaatattatttttttgcaTGTTGGATATTTAGCTAATTCTTAGGTAAAGAGTCAGAATAGAAAATAACTTGACATCTAGCTATGTGGTTTAGGCACACATTATTTGGTGGGTGTCGTGGTTTATGTTACAGTCAAGCATAAACTTGTAACTGGGGTTGCTTCCCCCTTCCCCAACTCTCCCCAACACCATACACCATCCTCAGCACAGTCATCCTCTCACAGTAAAGTGTGAAGATCATGGTGGGTTTCTCAGCCCAGCAAGTTATGCCTTTCCAGAAAGTACTGTTGGTGATAACAAATAGTACATATCAAAAATGCCCTTGATTCATGAGTATAAACCTCAGACTTTatgttttcattcttttatcTGAATCCAGAAGAAGATGAACTATACTTTCAAAATATTCTGTCTTCCACTACATGTCTCCTGGTCTCTGaagcatattttaaattaattgctTTGTATTGCAGAAGTTTGCAGGCAGGACTTGTTTGACTTATAGATCAAATTTAGCTATTCTATgtggtgggttttggttttggttttaatatATAAGTGTACtcagtttgtttttgttgtgtggttttttttttttttttttacgagTGTTGTCCTGTAATTAAGGTCTTACAATTAAACTTTTATTGAGTTGCattgcagtttttgaaaattttctagaaaatgctgaaaattttttaaatttagaaaacaattatttttgatGGTATCAATGAATATGCATATGCCTTTTATATTGTTTGTATGTCAGTAGACTTTATGTGTTGTTTAGAAGCTTGAAATGTCAGTGTTGTCTCACTTTAAATCTGTCCTCAACTTATTTCTTATAAACACTTCTTAAAGTCTGATGTCTCTATATATTGTTTCCTTGTCTTGACAGTCACTTATTAGTAATGGCTAAACTGTAAACATAAGAGAAATATTTGAATGTATTACATATTCAAATAGATGGTGAAACAAATTGGTGTAGCTTTATTGAATCACTAAAGTAACAGTAACTGAAAATCTGGATCTacacttctgtttttctgtttgaaatttaatttagattttttaaagatgtttATGAAATCTTGCTATTGCCTATTACGAATT
Encoded here:
- the NALF1 gene encoding NALCN channel auxiliary factor 1, coding for MTRGAWMCSRQYDDGLKIWFAPRENEKPFTDSERAQKWRLSLASLLFFTVLLSDHLWFCAEAKFTGTGEKEQPPPEKPEPAEPELLAGMGEPAPPAPRLLAPPSPSLPPSPGSSGGGSRGSRTNGTEPRHGKAAFLGNSTARPLETCPPPASSSGQCFSVGDAEAVCRRPGGSGRPRGTGQSPAPGWDLTDFYLSFCNSYTLWELFAGLSNPDTLNCSLDVVLKGEGSCSQCVQAYQRYDQHAQEKYEEFELMLQKYLQSDEYSVKSCPEDCKTVYKAWLCSQYFEVTQFHCSNRIPCKQYCLEVQTRCPFILPDNDDVIYGGLSSFICTGLYENYPTNAEPECCDVRWGLLSDHQPKGTIKTSGSTTCHRTSLTVSSASRLCNSRLKLCVLVLILLHTVLTVSAAQNSTGLGFGGITTLEDNSTNEE